The Amyelois transitella isolate CPQ chromosome 20, ilAmyTran1.1, whole genome shotgun sequence genome has a segment encoding these proteins:
- the LOC106131553 gene encoding uncharacterized protein LOC106131553 — MSTNREPEASEDMLESIDELKERLSSMKRMMEERKATGSGSKDLFQGHARSLHGTNMIDGNFLSFVFGGSLVVILSVSVYAFYNLYHAVLKKFPSSHTEL, encoded by the exons ATGAGTACAAATCGCGAACCAGAAG CCTCAGAGGACATGTTGGAATCGATAGATGAATTAAAAGAGCGGTTGTCATCAATGAAACGTATGATGGAGGAGCGGAAAGCCACAGGATCAGGATCCAAAGACCTGTTCCAGGGTCACGCAAGAAGTCTCCATGGAACCAACATGATAGACGGGAATTTCTTGAGTTTCGTCTTCGGAGGCTCCCTCGTGGTTATACTTAGTGTTTCCGTATATGCGTTCTATAATTTATACCACGCTGTGTTGAAGAAATTCCCTTCGTCCCATACGGAGTTGTAA